The proteins below are encoded in one region of Thermoflexus hugenholtzii JAD2:
- a CDS encoding metal-dependent hydrolase: protein MRLRTHIVVGTVWGFGVGGPLGGALGAFAGAVPDVDLDVGSVGRGARALGALAIASGVLGGYLLRSPWMAGAGLGAGFLLWALVRLPHRGPTHSLAMAGLWSLLGALLLRDPGLAGAWAGGYLSHLLLDALTPQGIPWLWPLTSARLRLARWPTGSLWDHGILWLSGLAGLGLLGWHLLGG from the coding sequence ATGCGGTTGCGCACGCATATCGTCGTGGGGACTGTCTGGGGCTTTGGGGTGGGTGGGCCGCTGGGGGGCGCCCTGGGCGCCTTTGCCGGCGCCGTCCCGGATGTGGATCTCGATGTCGGCTCGGTGGGGCGGGGGGCGCGGGCGCTGGGTGCGCTGGCCATCGCCAGCGGAGTGCTGGGAGGCTATCTCCTGCGCTCGCCGTGGATGGCGGGCGCAGGCCTGGGCGCCGGCTTCCTGCTGTGGGCGCTGGTCCGCCTGCCCCATCGGGGCCCCACGCATTCGCTGGCCATGGCGGGTCTCTGGAGTCTGCTGGGCGCGCTGCTCCTGCGGGATCCCGGCCTGGCCGGGGCGTGGGCGGGGGGCTATCTCTCCCACTTGTTGCTGGACGCCCTCACGCCCCAGGGCATCCCCTGGCTCTGGCCGCTCACCAGCGCGCGTCTGCGCCTGGCACGCTGGCCCACCGGATCCCTGTGGGATCACGGGATCCTGTGGCTCAGCGGGCTCGCCGGGCTGGGGCTTTTGGGCTGGCATCTGCTGGGAGGATAA